A window of the Acidithiobacillus thiooxidans ATCC 19377 genome harbors these coding sequences:
- a CDS encoding DUF3857 domain-containing protein, which yields MLLLKSVQRALMVLGGAGLLSGTLLGSLAQAGTTVSGNSNAPFIPLNEKQSGAPLRILKNHVNVSVQSSGLFTERDHQVLELLNPALETMINPYQIQYSADMAKLRVLRAWVSTPSGQKYVVPASAIFVRPEPMAAGAPMYSHAKVLSIVLPKLGKDDQLHIITEKTQTTPYFAGQFSQIWEMPVSQSARNFRIDITAPRSMHLRAAHTGNWIVSQRTQGQLIHISARMAVHHARYPGPSTVDERQFSPLFEVSTFPSWAAVGKAYWSRAADKAAVTPIVQKTADTASHGLQGWDAEKALYTWDSHHIRYVGLELGVGGYVPISASKTLETRYGDCKAHATLLQALFNAKGFKLYPTLINWNNVFTLPPLPTPFWFNHAIDYAPQRHLFLDSTGTYETPGQLAIGERDKPSIVTGPHPRVVTTPGAEPDANQLDYAADLTLQQNGDLSGIAKMQTKGWWAWMYRQTFASIPPSAYHRVMNTLLLPDGGGSGTFVPGNPDILDQPFAVTAHWHTVAYTHVGDHISFPIPSGPYLTPGLSATARPMEALTRVIGPLQRQHPVTTYLGGIHWTTTIHLPSGYQVQYLPPAQQLHNQAGSFTYNLTLQEHSVIVHYTLQLQRVVYNPQQYPALRTLLKLDYAAQQSPIILVRQ from the coding sequence ATGCTTCTTCTGAAATCTGTCCAGCGCGCTCTGATGGTTCTTGGTGGGGCAGGCCTGCTAAGCGGCACTTTACTGGGCAGCCTGGCCCAGGCCGGGACGACGGTTTCTGGCAACAGCAACGCGCCTTTTATCCCGCTCAATGAAAAGCAGAGCGGAGCCCCCCTGCGGATTCTCAAAAACCATGTCAATGTTTCGGTGCAATCCAGCGGACTGTTTACCGAGCGCGATCATCAGGTGCTGGAACTTCTCAATCCGGCCCTGGAAACCATGATCAATCCCTACCAAATCCAGTATTCTGCCGATATGGCCAAGCTGCGGGTGCTGCGCGCCTGGGTCAGCACGCCCAGTGGCCAAAAATATGTCGTTCCTGCCAGTGCCATTTTTGTGCGCCCGGAACCGATGGCTGCCGGAGCCCCCATGTATAGTCATGCCAAGGTGCTTTCCATCGTTCTGCCGAAATTGGGCAAAGACGATCAGCTTCATATCATCACCGAAAAAACCCAGACCACGCCCTATTTTGCCGGACAGTTTTCGCAAATCTGGGAAATGCCGGTCAGTCAGTCTGCACGCAACTTTCGTATTGATATCACCGCACCACGCAGCATGCATTTACGGGCCGCCCACACCGGCAACTGGATTGTTTCGCAGCGCACTCAGGGCCAGTTGATTCATATCAGTGCCCGTATGGCGGTACACCACGCGCGTTATCCGGGACCGAGCACCGTGGATGAAAGGCAGTTCAGTCCGCTTTTTGAAGTCAGTACTTTTCCCAGTTGGGCAGCCGTCGGCAAGGCCTACTGGTCACGCGCCGCCGACAAGGCGGCAGTCACCCCCATTGTCCAAAAAACCGCCGATACAGCAAGTCATGGACTGCAGGGCTGGGATGCGGAAAAAGCCCTGTATACCTGGGACTCCCACCATATTCGTTATGTAGGTCTGGAACTGGGTGTCGGCGGTTATGTGCCCATCTCGGCCAGCAAAACCCTGGAAACCCGCTATGGAGACTGCAAGGCCCACGCCACTCTGCTGCAGGCGCTTTTCAATGCCAAAGGCTTCAAACTTTATCCAACACTAATCAACTGGAATAATGTGTTCACCCTGCCGCCGCTGCCCACCCCTTTCTGGTTTAATCACGCCATCGACTACGCCCCGCAGCGTCATCTTTTTCTGGACAGTACCGGCACCTACGAAACACCGGGGCAGCTGGCTATTGGTGAACGCGACAAGCCCAGTATTGTCACCGGTCCGCATCCCCGGGTAGTGACCACCCCTGGTGCCGAGCCCGATGCCAATCAGTTGGACTATGCAGCCGATCTGACCCTGCAGCAAAATGGTGACCTGAGCGGTATTGCCAAAATGCAGACCAAAGGCTGGTGGGCCTGGATGTATCGGCAAACCTTCGCCTCCATTCCTCCCTCAGCCTATCACCGGGTCATGAATACCCTGCTGCTGCCGGATGGAGGCGGGAGTGGCACCTTTGTGCCAGGCAATCCGGATATTCTCGATCAGCCCTTTGCCGTGACTGCGCATTGGCATACGGTGGCTTACACCCATGTTGGCGATCATATCAGTTTTCCCATTCCCTCCGGCCCCTATCTGACCCCCGGCCTTTCCGCCACCGCCCGACCCATGGAAGCATTGACCCGGGTCATTGGCCCGCTGCAGCGTCAACATCCTGTCACCACGTATCTCGGTGGAATTCACTGGACAACGACTATTCATCTGCCATCTGGTTATCAGGTGCAATATCTACCGCCCGCACAGCAGCTCCATAATCAGGCGGGAAGTTTCACTTATAACCTCACCCTGCAAGAACACAGCGTCATCGTACACTACACACTGCAACTCCAGCGGGTCGTGTACAACCCTCAGCAATATCCGGCCTTGCGCACGCTCCTGAAACTGGATTATGCCGCGCAGCAAAGCCCGATTATCCTTGTTCGCCAATGA
- a CDS encoding TolC family protein — translation MLLSAQTASAAPLDMLFHDPFDTQGWVKQPLGQSWQDRQLQLPKAALPGTRTFVKPQSLAALTNYALAHNPQTRVAYENLQASAAGLGVAESAWLPSISLSDTAARSQSNTTAGFSIPIINSNSASLSLSYVLLDFGLRASQKDGALAQLYISGFDNNSALTKVALSVTQNYYQLIGEQALVRAYAQTVTEDTANLDAARLKQHSGMATIADILQAQSALAQAQSQWISAQATVRSDQAALAESCGLPPGNPIPLVPLNTHQLPPDITPSVHSLVLHATQHNPNVMAAAAQILASRATLREDQAQGLPTLSASVSAGKRFQNGLEPSQNWAIGFSLKVPLFTGFHDSYQIQEARRQERSAQASLNQETQSIALTVYQDYQTVMGARSAAKAAQIAVKSAQASLAAIRAQYKVGLSTMLNLLTAQATLTTAEQTRIQDMTTAYVQLANLANALGMIGLPNTTTGFHS, via the coding sequence ATGCTTTTGAGTGCTCAAACTGCCTCGGCAGCGCCTCTGGACATGCTGTTTCACGACCCTTTTGATACTCAAGGATGGGTAAAGCAACCACTGGGACAAAGCTGGCAAGATCGGCAACTACAGTTGCCCAAGGCGGCTCTGCCGGGCACGCGCACTTTCGTAAAACCCCAAAGCCTTGCCGCATTGACCAATTATGCCTTGGCCCACAACCCGCAAACCCGGGTGGCCTATGAGAATTTACAGGCCTCTGCGGCAGGGTTGGGTGTCGCCGAATCTGCCTGGTTGCCGAGTATTTCCCTGAGTGACACTGCAGCGCGTTCCCAGAGCAATACCACAGCGGGTTTTAGCATTCCCATCATCAATAGTAATTCGGCTTCTCTCAGCCTGAGTTATGTACTGCTGGATTTTGGCCTACGCGCCTCGCAGAAAGACGGGGCGCTGGCCCAGTTGTACATTTCCGGCTTTGATAACAATAGCGCGCTGACGAAAGTCGCTCTCAGCGTCACCCAGAATTACTACCAGCTCATTGGCGAGCAGGCGCTGGTTCGGGCTTATGCACAAACAGTCACCGAAGATACTGCCAATCTGGATGCTGCGCGACTGAAACAGCATTCGGGTATGGCTACTATTGCCGATATTCTGCAGGCCCAGTCGGCTCTTGCGCAAGCGCAGTCCCAATGGATTTCGGCCCAGGCTACTGTGCGTTCAGATCAGGCCGCCCTGGCGGAAAGTTGTGGATTACCACCCGGCAATCCCATTCCGCTGGTACCGTTAAACACCCATCAACTACCCCCCGACATTACCCCTTCTGTGCACTCCCTGGTTCTTCATGCTACTCAACACAACCCCAATGTCATGGCGGCTGCAGCCCAGATTCTGGCCAGCCGTGCCACACTCCGGGAGGATCAGGCTCAGGGACTGCCGACCTTGAGCGCATCGGTTTCAGCCGGAAAACGCTTTCAGAACGGGCTGGAACCTTCCCAGAACTGGGCCATCGGTTTCAGTCTTAAAGTGCCGTTGTTTACGGGTTTTCATGACAGTTACCAAATTCAGGAGGCGCGGCGCCAGGAGCGTAGTGCTCAGGCCTCATTGAACCAGGAGACCCAAAGCATTGCCTTAACCGTGTATCAGGATTACCAGACCGTCATGGGTGCGCGCTCAGCGGCAAAAGCGGCACAAATCGCGGTCAAAAGTGCCCAGGCTTCGCTGGCTGCCATCCGTGCCCAATACAAGGTAGGACTTTCGACCATGCTCAATTTGCTGACTGCCCAGGCGACGCTGACGACTGCTGAACAGACCCGGATTCAGGATATGACGACGGCCTATGTGCAACTGGCTAATCTCGCTAACGCCTTGGGAATGATCGGGCTCCCCAACACGACCACAGGATTCCACTCATGA
- a CDS encoding alkaline phosphatase family protein has translation MMERQNRRQFLKQLGLGGAAVVSAPKLMGIAHAAGVDEKTILRKKIEHVVVIFQENRSFDHYFGTFQPKNGQKVINLLDSSGNLDPRFNGLQKNPAGIPYGNLPLPLDIPGFQNVQLANKPFHLAPYIPAKGNVNWDPRHRFFRMMAEVNNGKMDRFVALAGGSKTHLHRDEFRKMSAEQMAFDLARPSGPVLGHYTGEDLPFYHRVAHKYTLFDHFYQAMSGGSTGNALYLVAARSCINPQATADICAPFDPREAGLEHGFFDLPYDHRKIMVNDLAPIQGPTDAGRMKELKISPPPAAQTYDNIGDRLDAAKVSWAWYNENWNKVKPWALKTAFGPGDGSAVIDTSQLYVAHHNPFQYYPRWPDYVKAGHIRDSDDFLADARAGKLPSVSFLKATASHDEHPADSAPAYGMEWVEQLVRAAADGPAWDKTAIFITYDEGGGFWDSLPPKVVDDYGFGTRIPAMLISPWARSGLVDHHLASTASILKFIETRFGLDPLNHRDRDAYDLLGAFDWDQQPKDFSV, from the coding sequence ATGATGGAGCGTCAGAATCGTCGGCAGTTTTTGAAGCAATTGGGGTTAGGTGGTGCAGCAGTAGTTTCCGCACCCAAATTAATGGGTATAGCCCATGCGGCTGGTGTGGATGAAAAAACCATCCTGCGCAAAAAAATTGAGCATGTGGTTGTCATTTTTCAGGAAAATCGCAGTTTTGATCATTATTTTGGGACTTTTCAACCCAAGAATGGTCAAAAAGTCATTAATCTCTTGGATTCATCAGGAAATCTGGACCCTCGCTTCAATGGTCTCCAGAAAAATCCGGCCGGAATTCCCTATGGTAACTTACCTTTGCCCCTGGATATTCCCGGTTTTCAGAATGTGCAACTGGCTAATAAGCCCTTTCATTTGGCACCATATATTCCAGCCAAGGGCAACGTCAACTGGGATCCAAGGCATCGTTTCTTTCGGATGATGGCAGAAGTCAATAATGGGAAAATGGACCGTTTTGTAGCCCTGGCCGGGGGTAGCAAAACCCATTTGCACCGTGATGAATTCAGGAAAATGTCGGCAGAGCAGATGGCTTTTGATCTGGCCCGTCCCAGTGGCCCTGTTCTGGGGCACTATACGGGAGAAGATCTTCCTTTTTATCATCGCGTGGCGCATAAATACACCTTGTTTGACCATTTTTATCAGGCAATGAGTGGTGGTAGTACGGGCAATGCCCTGTATCTCGTCGCCGCGCGTTCGTGCATCAATCCTCAGGCTACAGCGGATATTTGTGCACCCTTCGATCCGCGTGAAGCCGGTCTGGAACATGGATTTTTCGATTTGCCTTATGATCATCGGAAAATCATGGTGAATGATCTGGCGCCTATTCAAGGTCCTACGGACGCAGGTAGAATGAAAGAGCTGAAAATTTCGCCGCCGCCAGCAGCGCAGACGTATGACAATATTGGTGATCGTTTGGATGCGGCAAAGGTTTCCTGGGCCTGGTACAACGAAAATTGGAACAAGGTAAAGCCCTGGGCACTGAAAACGGCTTTCGGACCGGGAGATGGTTCGGCAGTGATTGATACCAGCCAGTTATATGTTGCCCATCATAATCCTTTCCAGTATTACCCGCGTTGGCCTGATTATGTTAAGGCAGGTCATATTCGGGATAGTGATGATTTTCTGGCGGATGCGCGTGCCGGCAAGTTGCCATCGGTTTCTTTTTTGAAGGCTACGGCATCCCATGATGAACATCCGGCGGATAGTGCGCCCGCTTATGGTATGGAATGGGTGGAGCAACTGGTGCGCGCTGCGGCTGATGGGCCAGCCTGGGATAAAACCGCCATATTTATCACTTATGATGAAGGGGGTGGTTTTTGGGATTCGTTACCTCCGAAAGTGGTGGATGATTACGGATTTGGAACCCGTATTCCCGCCATGTTGATCAGTCCATGGGCGCGGAGTGGCCTGGTTGATCATCATCTGGCCAGTACCGCCAGCATTCTCAAATTTATTGAAACCCGTTTCGGTCTCGATCCCCTCAATCATCGCGATCGGGATGCTTATGATCTGTTGGGTGCTTTTGACTGGGATCAGCAACCCAAGGATTTCAGCGTTTAG
- a CDS encoding efflux RND transporter periplasmic adaptor subunit: MMRSLSVRSLLLPVAAALILAGCAQHKPSHKNTALPVETTTVQTGNLPIVVNTLGQAVASHSVTITPQVSGILQKVAVHSGQVVQKGQLLFQIDPATPAAQVAEDQANLQGEMAQEQYDDAQVKAYAPLLSKDYVTRQTVQQAQAQANTAGATVAADQAALQAARITLAETRITAPISGSVGILSLKSGNLVTANSTALVTINQIQPIYVQFSLPEAYLDDLHTAISNHSGKVEVWDENHQTRIGTGTVTVIDNTVNTASATVTARATLSNQPARLWPGEYVQVDFTARELRHALIIPATALQQGVSGPYVYTIKKDKAIMQAVQFLGQNGKQVAIAGSHLLGERVIVGAPTRLHPGSEVRVIKS, from the coding sequence ATGATGCGCTCTCTGTCCGTAAGATCCCTGTTGCTTCCCGTTGCGGCAGCCCTGATCCTGGCGGGCTGCGCCCAGCACAAGCCCTCCCACAAAAATACGGCACTGCCGGTCGAAACCACGACGGTGCAGACCGGCAATCTACCCATTGTGGTCAATACCCTGGGGCAAGCCGTGGCATCCCACAGTGTCACCATCACCCCGCAGGTGAGCGGCATTTTGCAAAAGGTTGCCGTTCACTCGGGGCAAGTGGTTCAAAAAGGCCAGCTTCTCTTCCAGATTGATCCTGCCACACCCGCCGCCCAGGTGGCTGAAGACCAAGCCAATCTGCAGGGTGAAATGGCCCAGGAACAATATGATGATGCCCAGGTCAAGGCTTATGCGCCGCTGCTCAGCAAGGATTATGTCACCCGTCAGACGGTCCAGCAGGCTCAGGCTCAGGCCAACACCGCTGGTGCCACCGTGGCCGCTGATCAGGCGGCACTGCAAGCCGCTCGAATTACTCTGGCTGAAACTCGGATTACCGCACCTATCAGTGGCAGCGTAGGCATCCTGAGCCTCAAATCAGGCAATCTGGTCACTGCCAACAGCACAGCACTGGTCACCATCAATCAAATTCAACCCATTTACGTGCAATTCAGCCTGCCTGAGGCCTATCTCGACGATTTACATACCGCCATCAGCAATCACTCCGGCAAAGTAGAAGTCTGGGATGAAAATCATCAGACCCGGATTGGCACCGGGACGGTCACGGTGATTGATAATACCGTCAACACGGCTTCAGCAACCGTCACGGCGCGCGCTACCCTCAGTAATCAACCGGCCCGACTCTGGCCCGGTGAATATGTGCAGGTAGATTTCACCGCCCGAGAACTGCGTCATGCCCTGATCATTCCTGCAACCGCCTTACAGCAGGGCGTCTCCGGCCCTTATGTCTATACCATAAAAAAAGACAAGGCCATTATGCAGGCCGTGCAATTTTTAGGGCAGAACGGTAAGCAGGTGGCCATCGCCGGAAGCCATTTATTGGGAGAAAGGGTGATTGTGGGAGCGCCGACCCGACTTCATCCCGGTTCTGAAGTGCGCGTGATCAAGTCATGA
- a CDS encoding DUF3857 domain-containing protein produces MTRHLTPKAALLTAGFILLTVSANPAFAREPAQVNYQVLLLRQELSVQKNGAYTDSIDRVIQPLTMAGVQSQSQMQIGYPANFAQVHILEAYTETASGVKHPVPADAIYTQSSPDALSAPFLSDGRIQSVVFPAVAPGDTLHIRYTIHYDHPYLPGIYAISTLLAPNVPVSKAQIILHTPAAQKLYAAQQGDAWHAMSVSPAKDATSRSFETSLNKVSYPPLGSPALTQYAPLAVISTAEHWTEVAKAYNQLATPAMQMTPELQKAAEHLAHGATGLDAVKVIYYWMQKNIHSVSINYANAGFTPPSASSTLQRGVGDSNANAVLLCTLLGALHIEAVPAMISTSARFHPYPAVDPFAFGHFLVYVPAYHLFLDPTSRYAGIHSLPLEDAGRPVLITGKNPRMTQTPLPDLSLPLIDKHSQLRLSASGTMHDQTVEIRRGYAAQDIRSALMGSKGRMLMKGLRNGFYEQGDLGQLESIAFQNRKKLDQPLGLKTSAVKNGLFIPGHSVAMIMPTDTSIAKPLQAFTAESVRTTPSLINPSYMQSDISLKLPQGYQPAYLPKNIDVQTSVGSYSIHYALSGQTLKIDQRLKLPEFVISAKDYPALHQLAILSSSSTREGLLLVKGFTKR; encoded by the coding sequence ATGACCCGTCATCTCACTCCCAAAGCGGCTTTATTGACTGCCGGTTTTATCCTGCTGACTGTCAGCGCCAACCCGGCTTTTGCCCGGGAACCCGCCCAGGTGAATTATCAGGTGTTACTCCTGCGTCAGGAACTGAGCGTCCAGAAAAACGGTGCCTATACCGACAGCATTGACCGGGTGATTCAACCGCTGACCATGGCTGGCGTACAGTCACAATCCCAGATGCAAATTGGCTATCCAGCTAACTTTGCCCAGGTGCACATACTCGAAGCCTATACGGAAACGGCCTCGGGCGTTAAACATCCCGTCCCGGCCGATGCCATTTATACCCAATCCAGCCCGGATGCCCTGAGTGCCCCTTTTTTAAGTGATGGTCGCATCCAGAGTGTGGTCTTTCCGGCGGTAGCGCCCGGAGATACGCTGCACATCCGCTACACTATCCACTATGATCATCCCTATTTGCCGGGTATCTACGCCATCAGCACGCTCCTGGCCCCCAATGTGCCCGTCAGCAAGGCACAAATCATTTTGCACACCCCTGCCGCGCAAAAACTCTATGCCGCCCAACAAGGGGATGCCTGGCATGCCATGTCCGTCAGTCCCGCTAAAGATGCGACCAGCCGATCTTTTGAAACCAGCCTCAATAAAGTTTCCTACCCACCACTGGGTAGTCCGGCACTGACCCAATATGCGCCCCTGGCGGTGATTTCGACGGCAGAACACTGGACTGAAGTCGCCAAGGCTTACAATCAGCTTGCCACCCCAGCCATGCAGATGACCCCGGAATTGCAAAAAGCCGCTGAACATCTTGCGCATGGGGCGACGGGGCTGGATGCGGTCAAGGTCATTTATTACTGGATGCAAAAAAACATTCATTCGGTATCCATCAACTACGCCAATGCCGGCTTTACGCCACCCAGCGCGAGCAGCACCCTGCAACGCGGAGTCGGCGACAGTAATGCCAATGCGGTATTGCTCTGCACCCTGCTAGGCGCCCTCCATATTGAGGCAGTACCGGCCATGATTTCCACTTCAGCGCGCTTTCACCCCTACCCCGCTGTGGATCCCTTTGCCTTTGGTCATTTTCTGGTGTATGTGCCCGCTTATCATTTGTTTCTGGACCCCACTTCGCGCTATGCCGGCATCCATAGTTTGCCCCTGGAGGATGCGGGCCGACCGGTGCTCATTACCGGAAAAAATCCACGCATGACGCAAACCCCTTTGCCCGATCTCAGCTTGCCGCTCATCGACAAACATAGCCAACTCCGCCTGAGCGCCTCCGGCACCATGCACGACCAGACCGTCGAAATACGCCGGGGTTACGCCGCCCAGGATATTCGCTCCGCCCTGATGGGCAGCAAGGGACGCATGTTGATGAAAGGATTGCGCAACGGTTTTTATGAACAGGGAGATCTGGGGCAACTGGAAAGCATTGCTTTTCAGAACCGGAAAAAGCTCGACCAGCCTCTGGGCCTGAAAACCAGCGCCGTAAAAAACGGCCTGTTTATACCCGGTCATAGTGTCGCCATGATCATGCCCACAGATACGTCCATTGCCAAACCTCTGCAGGCCTTTACTGCCGAGAGCGTCCGCACAACACCGAGTTTGATCAACCCCAGCTATATGCAATCAGATATTTCCCTGAAATTGCCGCAAGGTTATCAGCCCGCCTATTTACCGAAAAATATCGACGTACAGACATCCGTTGGAAGCTATAGCATTCACTACGCACTGTCCGGACAAACCCTCAAAATTGATCAGCGGCTGAAGCTGCCGGAGTTTGTGATCAGCGCGAAGGACTACCCGGCCTTGCACCAACTGGCGATATTGAGCTCCAGCAGTACCCGCGAGGGGTTACTGCTGGTGAAAGGATTCACTAAACGCTGA
- a CDS encoding efflux RND transporter permease subunit yields MNLSAPFIRRPVATTVLAVAVALLGLFAYLQLPTALLPNVSFPMVMVTAELPGASPKTMSSAVATPLERQFASIPGLNSMSAVSQNGVTQITLQFDLSKSALGATQQVSNAVSQAQHFLPPGMPEPPSVRQMNPSAQPVFYIGMSAPNMPLYELDKYAQTKVSTALSGISGVSDVQIYGAQTYAVRIYVNPFALSARGLSLQAVQSALGNANVNLPGGTLDGGDQAFATQVHGQLHTAKAYNHLVLAYEGGQAVPLSAVGKAVNSTEDNQQETWINKTPGIVLAVTRQPGSNTVEISNKIRALLPQLQAAMPGGVHLTNVFDLADYIRAAVHEVLMTLILASILVAGVMWLFLRRPSATLIGAVAIPLSLLGTFLVMMLLGFSINTLTLLALTLSVGFVVDDAVVMLENINRHIDRGETGMTAALNGSREISFTVLSMTLSLSIIFLPLIFLGGFVGHLFSDFGVSIAVVILISGMVALSVTPMLCSRYLKPNHAHALTDLHDTGHLPEDGIFQRFFKDSRDFYIRTLKVALQHKYWMLALAGLALAGSVWMVMIVPKAFLPSQNSGMINANIEYPTGMTFAEVRHEQSEIARIVKSNARIQSVVSSAGQGAGGFGSRNSGHMFIHIRSGYAPQTENIIVDLQRATRRFHNAQIVFQGPQSAHSGTASGNGSYIYELMGSNWTDLNAATLKMTEALQKLPQLNSVSNSLENNNPQVTIHINRARATALGVTPAAIENTLGLAFGGHEVGTIYGASNQYEVIMELEPRYQKNINALSTLSVPGAGSTLVPLSAVASFHYDAAPLNLMQHNGQPSTTISFNLAPGVQLGSAISALQHTAHQVLPAGIVGHLGGNAAQFQSAFKSLPFLLLATVLLIYVVLAILYEHFLHPLTILTALPLAAFGALLSLVIFHEPLDLYSFIGIIMLLGLVKKNGIILVDFAVSRRREGEDAYEAIIDACTIRYRPIMMTTFAAILGVLPIAIGFGAGAGSRVPLGIAVVGGLIFSQFLTLYITPAFYLWFDGLSWPRRKRTQAVALNPDLS; encoded by the coding sequence ATGAATTTATCGGCACCCTTTATTCGCCGTCCCGTTGCCACGACGGTACTCGCCGTAGCAGTAGCTCTGCTGGGTTTGTTTGCCTATCTGCAATTACCCACGGCTTTGCTGCCTAACGTCAGCTTTCCGATGGTGATGGTCACCGCAGAACTGCCGGGAGCCAGCCCCAAAACCATGTCCAGCGCAGTAGCCACCCCACTGGAAAGGCAATTTGCCAGCATTCCCGGTCTCAACTCCATGAGTGCCGTCAGTCAAAATGGAGTGACCCAGATCACCCTGCAGTTCGATCTCAGCAAATCCGCGCTGGGGGCCACCCAGCAGGTGTCCAACGCCGTTTCCCAGGCCCAGCATTTTCTACCACCGGGTATGCCCGAGCCACCTTCGGTCCGGCAAATGAATCCTTCGGCCCAGCCCGTGTTTTATATTGGCATGTCCGCGCCCAACATGCCGCTTTATGAATTGGACAAGTACGCGCAAACCAAGGTCAGCACAGCATTATCCGGCATATCCGGGGTATCTGACGTACAAATTTACGGTGCACAAACCTACGCCGTGCGCATTTATGTGAATCCTTTTGCCCTTTCTGCCCGGGGTCTGAGTCTGCAGGCCGTGCAAAGCGCCCTGGGTAATGCCAATGTCAATCTGCCCGGTGGCACCCTGGATGGGGGCGATCAGGCTTTCGCCACCCAGGTACATGGTCAGTTACATACCGCAAAAGCCTACAACCATCTGGTTCTGGCCTACGAAGGCGGACAGGCGGTGCCCCTCAGTGCGGTTGGCAAGGCCGTCAACAGTACCGAAGATAACCAGCAGGAGACCTGGATCAACAAAACGCCCGGCATTGTTCTCGCCGTAACACGGCAGCCCGGCAGCAATACCGTAGAGATTTCCAACAAAATCCGCGCCCTGTTGCCGCAACTGCAGGCGGCCATGCCCGGCGGGGTGCATCTGACCAATGTTTTCGATCTGGCCGATTACATTCGCGCGGCAGTACACGAAGTGTTGATGACCCTCATCCTGGCCAGCATTCTGGTAGCTGGTGTCATGTGGCTGTTTCTGCGCCGCCCCTCGGCCACCCTCATCGGTGCGGTCGCCATACCCCTTTCCCTGCTGGGCACCTTTCTGGTCATGATGCTGCTCGGTTTCAGCATCAATACCCTGACCTTGCTGGCCCTGACCCTTTCCGTGGGTTTTGTGGTGGATGATGCCGTGGTGATGCTGGAAAACATCAACCGACATATCGACCGGGGTGAAACCGGCATGACTGCCGCCCTCAATGGCAGTCGGGAAATCAGTTTTACGGTTCTGTCCATGACCTTGTCGCTATCCATCATTTTTCTGCCGCTGATTTTCCTGGGGGGCTTTGTCGGTCATTTATTCTCGGACTTCGGGGTCAGTATTGCTGTGGTCATCCTGATTTCCGGAATGGTCGCCCTGAGCGTTACTCCCATGCTCTGCAGCCGTTATCTCAAACCCAATCATGCTCACGCCCTGACTGATCTGCATGATACGGGTCACTTACCTGAAGACGGAATTTTTCAGCGCTTTTTCAAGGACAGTCGCGATTTTTATATTCGCACCCTGAAAGTTGCCCTGCAGCATAAATACTGGATGCTGGCCCTGGCCGGACTTGCGCTGGCGGGTAGCGTCTGGATGGTCATGATTGTTCCCAAGGCTTTTCTACCCAGCCAGAATTCGGGCATGATCAATGCCAACATTGAATACCCGACCGGAATGACTTTTGCTGAAGTCAGGCATGAGCAGTCAGAAATCGCCCGGATTGTGAAATCCAATGCCCGCATTCAATCGGTGGTGTCTTCGGCAGGCCAGGGTGCAGGAGGTTTTGGCAGCCGCAACTCCGGCCATATGTTCATCCACATTCGCAGTGGATATGCGCCACAGACGGAAAACATCATTGTGGATCTGCAGCGCGCCACCCGTCGCTTCCATAATGCCCAGATTGTTTTTCAGGGACCGCAAAGCGCCCACTCGGGAACCGCCAGCGGCAATGGCAGCTATATTTATGAACTCATGGGCAGCAACTGGACAGATCTGAATGCGGCCACGCTGAAAATGACCGAAGCCCTGCAAAAGCTTCCGCAACTGAATTCAGTCAGTAACAGTCTGGAAAACAATAATCCGCAGGTCACCATTCATATCAATCGGGCTCGTGCCACCGCTTTGGGGGTCACCCCGGCCGCCATCGAAAACACCCTGGGTCTGGCCTTTGGCGGACATGAGGTGGGAACCATTTACGGGGCCAGTAATCAATATGAAGTAATTATGGAACTTGAACCGCGCTATCAGAAAAATATCAACGCCTTGTCCACCCTGAGCGTGCCGGGGGCGGGATCAACGCTGGTTCCCCTTTCTGCCGTAGCCAGTTTTCATTATGACGCAGCCCCCCTGAATCTGATGCAGCACAATGGCCAGCCCTCCACCACCATTTCCTTCAATCTGGCTCCCGGGGTGCAGCTCGGTTCGGCCATCAGCGCCCTGCAGCATACGGCTCACCAAGTCCTGCCCGCAGGCATTGTCGGGCATCTGGGCGGTAATGCCGCGCAATTTCAGTCTGCCTTCAAATCTTTGCCTTTTTTATTGCTGGCAACGGTGTTGCTGATTTACGTGGTCCTTGCCATTTTGTATGAACATTTTCTCCATCCCCTGACGATTTTGACGGCTTTGCCGCTGGCGGCTTTCGGTGCGCTGCTGTCTTTGGTCATTTTTCATGAGCCGCTGGATTTATACAGTTTCATCGGCATCATCATGTTACTGGGGCTGGTCAAGAAGAACGGGATTATCCTCGTTGACTTTGCCGTCAGTCGGCGCCGTGAGGGCGAAGATGCCTACGAAGCCATTATTGATGCCTGCACCATTCGTTATCGGCCGATCATGATGACTACTTTTGCCGCCATTCTCGGGGTGCTGCCCATTGCCATCGGCTTTGGCGCCGGTGCCGGAAGTCGAGTACCCCTGGGTATTGCCGTGGTTGGCGGTCTGATATTTTCCCAGTTTCTCACCCTGTATATCACGCCCGCTTTTTATTTATGGTTTGACGGGCTCTCCTGGCCACGTCGCAAACGGACGCAAGCCGTTGCGTTGAATCCCGATCTCTCATAA